The Etheostoma spectabile isolate EspeVRDwgs_2016 chromosome 4, UIUC_Espe_1.0, whole genome shotgun sequence sequence GAGCGTAGATTTCTTAATCATATTGTTCCCATCTTCTTGGATTAATTTGGGGTTATTTAAAGTAACCATTAATTAATTGCAGCTATAACATAAAGCCCATGTATGAAATGAAGTACAGTAGTGGAATTCACAGTAAGATGTGTGGACATACGGGCCCATAGTTTTACGCAACATATGAAATGTAGGCTAATGAGTCGCAATATTGTCTCGGAAATTGCATTTGCAGACAGAAATAAATAGCATAAAGATTTGTGTGAGTGGAGAAGATTTAATTCCATAAAATACTGACCATCATTTAAAGTGCGAGGAAATACTCGAAAGTGGGGTCTGCGTGTGTAGGGTATGCGACATAAATCCCTCGACCCAATGCCTTATCGTGACTGTAGTCATGGCGGTGACGTCAGAGTGTGTCTCCTCCAGTTCGTGGTGATGTCAGAGGCGGGCGGATGCGCTCAAAGCAAAGTGGAAAACCCACAACATGAAAACGGCAGTGACATCCATTAAAGAGGCAGGCCAACCAAAGCCAAGGCCTACGTTTTATTAAGATTAgattatttaaaacaacatgttCAGGAATTCTTCATGGATTATTAGGCCTAGGCCTTCTACTTGGTGACCAAACCTTAAAAGTTTAAGCCATTAACAATGTTTTGTGTCCTTCTTTTTATGGTTATAGGGGATGTTCGTTCTTGGGTTGCCCTACGCCATCCTGCACGGCGGATACCTCGGACTCTTTCTCATTATTTTCGCCGCCGTAGTGTGCTGTTACACGGGGAAAATCCTAATTGCCTGCCTGTATGAGGAGGACGAAGACGGGCAGCTCGTCCGTGTGAGGGACTCCTATGTGGACATTGCCAACGCCTGCTGCGCACCCAGATTCCCATCCTTAGGTGGCCATGTCGTGAATGTAGCCCAAATCATAGAGCTAGTGATGACTTGCATCCTGTATGTGGTGGTCAGTGGCAATCTCATGTACAACAGCTTCCCCAACATGCCTATTTCCCAGAAGTCGTGGGCCATCATCGCCACCATCGCTCTCCTCCCCTGCGCCTTCCTCAGGAGCCTGAAAGCCGTCTCCAAGTTCAGCTTGCTGTGCACAATGGCCCACTTTGTCATCAACGTCCTGGTGATAGCCTACTGCCTCTCCAGAGCGAGGGACTGGGCCTGGGACAAGGTCAAGTTTTACATCGATGTCAAGAAGTTCCCTATCTCCATTGGGATTATCGTGTTCAGCTACACCTCGCAGATCTTCCTGCCGTCTCTGGAGGGGAACATGCAGAAACCGAGCGAGTTCCACTGCATGATGAACTGGACTCACATCGCTGCCTGCATCCTCAAGGGCCTGTTCGCCTTAGTGGCCTACTTGACCTGGGCTGATGCAACCAAGGAGGTCATCACAGACAATCTGCCCCCAACCATCAGAGCTGTCGTCAACATCTTTCTAGTGGCCAAAGCTCTGCTGTCGTATCCGCTGCCGTTTTTCGCTGCTGTCGAGGTATTAGAGAAATCGTTTTTCCAGGACGGAGGACGCGCGATCTTTCCAGATTGCTACAGAGGCGATGGACGCATTAAATCCTGGGGGCTCAGTCTCCGGTGTATCCTTGTTGTGTTCACCTTGCTCATGGCGGTCTTTGTGCCACATTTCGCCCTCCTTATGGGTCTCACTGGCAGCCTGACAGGTGCAGGCCTGTGCTTTCTGCTTCCAAGTCTCTTCCACCTGAGGCTTTTATGGAGAAAGCTGCTATGGCACCAGGTTTTCTTTGATGTCGCCATCTTTGTAATAGGAGGTATATGCAGCATATCTGGGTTCATCCACTCAATGGAAGGGCTCGTAGAGGCTTTCAGATATAACATACAAGAGTAACTGCGAGCCATTGGCGGAACTAGATGTTAACTGCAAACCCCACCACTTAGTGATAAATTAAAACACGACTTCCCGGCAAGCGCAGCTCTCTGCTTTATTCATGCGTAAAAAGCGCGCACACCAACACACGCGGACATTTTCGCACTCATACAGTCTTGCATCAAGTCAGAAAAAATGCGCGCATACACAGAAATAGATCCCGTGGTAGTGAAGGAATCCAATGCATCCACAACACACTATATGGACAATACATGTTGTAAACAAacgtacatatacatattttccAGTGGAGTGAACGTTTACAATATTGACCTTAAACAAAATTGCAAAaagggcagtttttttttttccgtcgCTCTTGTGGTGCTTCCCCACATGAGTCTTCACTTCATGTAACGCAAAACGAGTTTGTGATGGACTGACTTTCGACAGCATAATGTGATTTAAGATGAGTTTTaaacgaagaaaaaaaatagaaatgctACTTTC is a genomic window containing:
- the slc32a1 gene encoding vesicular inhibitory amino acid transporter, encoding MATLIRSKLSNKLSNAATTVSNKSQAKVSGMFARMGFQAATDEEGLGFAACDDLDYDHRQGMQMDILTTDEMGGEGSGEALDGDSHYQRDGTGPPNSASKDGDLVNELTEAKPKITAWEAGWNVTNAIQGMFVLGLPYAILHGGYLGLFLIIFAAVVCCYTGKILIACLYEEDEDGQLVRVRDSYVDIANACCAPRFPSLGGHVVNVAQIIELVMTCILYVVVSGNLMYNSFPNMPISQKSWAIIATIALLPCAFLRSLKAVSKFSLLCTMAHFVINVLVIAYCLSRARDWAWDKVKFYIDVKKFPISIGIIVFSYTSQIFLPSLEGNMQKPSEFHCMMNWTHIAACILKGLFALVAYLTWADATKEVITDNLPPTIRAVVNIFLVAKALLSYPLPFFAAVEVLEKSFFQDGGRAIFPDCYRGDGRIKSWGLSLRCILVVFTLLMAVFVPHFALLMGLTGSLTGAGLCFLLPSLFHLRLLWRKLLWHQVFFDVAIFVIGGICSISGFIHSMEGLVEAFRYNIQE